GCAATTCTACAAATCTTGATTATTGATTATTGTTCAGCTTTCTTTCAAAACGGGACGTAGATTTTAGAGAGCTAAGAAAAATTGCACAGTAGTTATCACGGTAACTGCGCACTTCCGCACGCGAGCACATGTAGAAAGGCTAGTTAGAGTAAAGAGATCGTGATTCATGAGAGGAAAAAAACAAAGATAGAAGAAGGGTTGGGGGATAAGAATGAAACATAATTGTTACACACAACACAAAGCTGCTTATGTCAGTTATGTGTATTCAACTATAGTTTAAATGTTACCACGTACCGATCTTGAACCATTCGCGTAAACAACGACACCGTTCATGAGGTCTTTTCCATTGTTTAATTGTTTTGGGTTAGTAGATTCTTACACAATAAGTGTATATTTATGTGTCCAAGCCGTGACCGGGGGCAAACATCAAATGAAAAGAGCATATATATGAAGCTGCTTAACACAAAAAAAAGAAGGAAAAAAAAAGAAAGGTGTTCACTGGGGGGAACTCCCCCCCTACTCTCCCCAGCCAGTGGTTGCACGTAACTAACAAAGACATGAAAAGTTACATCTCTGACGTGATCTTGCAAAGGTAATAACTAACAAAGGTATTAGTAGTTGATTATGGTTTTCTCCTGAGAATCAAAGCCAACAAATAACTGAGGGCAGAGTCAGTTGATGAAAGTGCTACGATGAGCAACGCCACAAGAACAAGAGTGAGAGTCGCAGTCTTCAGCTGCATAAATCAATACAAGAACCTCAAATTTTTTAACCATGTCAAATTGTAGTTAATCCTGACGGAATCAAATGTTGTTTAAATACGTATCCACAGGTTGACTAAAATTTTAAATATTGACAATTATATTTTCATATTCACAACTGAATTTTGCGAGTCTTTAAAACATACCGTGCTACGGAAACCTGGCCATTCAATGTACTTCAGCTGGCTTGGCTGCTCAAGCAGAAAATTGAATAATGACCTCAAAGACCTAGAAAAAGTAGAAACACACCAATCAACTAAGTATTGATAATTGCAACTTATGTATGATACAATGAGCTGTTGTTCTAATGCAAGTCCACCGAATGGGGTGTCAATTTGTGGAAGGCCTATTACTACTAGTTCTAGGAATGGAGATTACCACACAGTTTCTTTGAAAAGACTCAGAAGGAAGGGCTCCTGAGGTACTCCATCATCAGCACTCAACTGATGATGATCCTTCCCCACAGAAGCAGCATATGCGGTGCCAACCCGACGTACAGCCAAA
The window above is part of the Fragaria vesca subsp. vesca linkage group LG2, FraVesHawaii_1.0, whole genome shotgun sequence genome. Proteins encoded here:
- the LOC101294420 gene encoding uncharacterized protein LOC101294420, which produces MAAVSQSVVTCSGLIHHPGHAKLPFGHRGTKITDHNAISVTCRRIRREGIQCLAVRRVGTAYAASVGKDHHQLSADDGVPQEPFLLSLFKETVWSLRSLFNFLLEQPSQLKYIEWPGFRSTLKTATLTLVLVALLIVALSSTDSALSYLLALILRRKP